One Thermosphaera aggregans DNA segment encodes these proteins:
- the heR gene encoding heliorhodopsin HeR yields the protein MNPKERLELIAKSPITFTHLRRINIAAGILHSITGVLMLILGVLLEWERPIYTFYLKFDVSQFPFRIYPNPQVLFTLSNLGVLVASFPLMSAIAHFTIAFLKFDKYVENLKKGMNPYRWYEYFFSSSVMIVLIALFIGVLDLWSLVMIFTLNAITMMFGYLMELLNQYTEKTNWTPFILGCFTGAVPWIVLFAYFAAAISSAGTNPPAFVYAIFFIYFIVFNVFALNMFLQYKSVGKWRDYLYGERMYIILSLVAKTILAWLVFIGVFAPF from the coding sequence TTGAATCCTAAGGAGAGATTGGAGTTAATAGCTAAGTCACCAATAACGTTCACCCATCTCAGGCGGATAAACATTGCCGCAGGCATATTACACTCCATCACCGGTGTTTTAATGCTGATTCTAGGAGTGCTGCTGGAATGGGAGCGGCCTATATATACTTTCTACCTGAAATTCGATGTAAGCCAGTTCCCGTTCAGGATCTATCCGAACCCGCAGGTACTCTTCACGCTGAGCAATCTCGGCGTACTGGTTGCATCATTCCCATTGATGTCTGCAATAGCCCACTTCACAATAGCATTCCTCAAGTTTGACAAGTATGTTGAAAACTTGAAGAAAGGGATGAACCCATACCGCTGGTACGAGTACTTCTTCTCCAGCTCAGTGATGATCGTGCTAATAGCCTTGTTCATCGGCGTTCTCGATCTCTGGTCCCTTGTCATGATTTTCACCTTAAACGCTATCACGATGATGTTCGGCTACTTAATGGAGCTGTTAAACCAGTACACCGAGAAGACCAACTGGACGCCTTTCATACTGGGATGCTTCACCGGCGCAGTCCCATGGATAGTCCTGTTCGCATACTTCGCCGCAGCGATTTCATCAGCAGGCACTAACCCGCCAGCGTTCGTCTACGCAATATTCTTCATATACTTCATCGTCTTCAACGTCTTCGCTCTGAACATGTTCCTACAGTACAAGAGCGTTGGCAAGTGGAGAGACTACCTTTACGGCGAGAGAATGTATATTATACTGAGCCTGGTGGCTAAGACCATACTTGCATGGCTTGTGTTCATAGGAGTGTTCGCACCGTTTTAA
- a CDS encoding MoaD/ThiS family protein: protein MKVTVVFLGRASELSQKSIITVELPENATLYDLLKKLGEAVNPRIFTKFLEGQYVFVTYVNDTPTISLTTPLKDGDRVSLITPEMGG, encoded by the coding sequence TTGAAGGTAACCGTGGTATTCCTGGGAAGAGCTAGCGAGCTATCCCAGAAGTCAATAATAACGGTTGAGCTACCTGAGAACGCAACACTCTACGACTTGTTGAAAAAGCTTGGTGAGGCAGTTAACCCGCGGATTTTCACCAAATTCCTCGAGGGCCAATACGTGTTCGTGACATACGTGAACGACACCCCCACTATCTCGCTCACAACCCCGTTGAAAGATGGTGACAGGGTTTCGCTTATAACCCCGGAAATGGGTGGTTGA
- a CDS encoding HesA/MoeB/ThiF family protein, with protein MLSAEELERYSRQIPLIGVEGQLRLKGSSILVAGAGGLGSSVLYYLVAMGVGRVIVIDEGLVELSNLQRQILYTVDDLGKPKVVAAYHKLRKLNPNVDIVPVHARITEETIDDYVSKADVVVDALDNWETRFVLDKACWRLGKPLVHAGVGEFYGQLTTIIPGKTPCLRCLFKGVEKAEKKPVIVMGHIPGLIGLLEVNEVVKIVLGIGEPLINKIALFNGKTNSLEIIEIKKFDCQVCLEQ; from the coding sequence GTGCTTAGCGCTGAGGAGCTTGAAAGGTACAGTAGGCAAATCCCTTTGATTGGGGTTGAGGGGCAGCTTAGGCTTAAAGGCTCGAGCATCCTGGTTGCCGGGGCCGGGGGACTGGGCTCCTCTGTTCTCTACTACCTGGTTGCCATGGGTGTTGGCAGAGTAATCGTTATAGATGAAGGGTTAGTGGAGTTGAGCAATCTTCAAAGGCAAATCCTCTACACTGTTGACGACTTAGGTAAGCCTAAAGTAGTTGCAGCATACCATAAGCTGAGAAAACTCAATCCTAACGTTGACATAGTACCGGTTCACGCGAGAATCACTGAGGAAACAATAGATGATTACGTAAGCAAGGCCGACGTGGTTGTCGACGCCCTGGATAACTGGGAGACAAGGTTCGTCCTGGACAAGGCTTGCTGGAGGCTTGGAAAACCCCTGGTTCACGCCGGCGTTGGGGAGTTCTACGGGCAGTTAACAACTATTATACCAGGGAAAACACCCTGCTTAAGGTGTTTGTTCAAAGGGGTTGAGAAGGCGGAGAAGAAGCCTGTAATAGTGATGGGGCATATTCCCGGGTTGATAGGACTGCTGGAAGTTAATGAAGTTGTTAAGATTGTTTTAGGCATAGGGGAACCATTGATTAATAAAATAGCCTTATTCAATGGTAAAACAAACAGTCTCGAAATAATAGAGATTAAGAAGTTTGACTGCCAGGTGTGCCTAGAGCAGTAA